One Setaria viridis chromosome 3, Setaria_viridis_v4.0, whole genome shotgun sequence DNA window includes the following coding sequences:
- the LOC140222165 gene encoding protein ALP1-like, giving the protein MYYESAFMNKTKKVKTGLSGYEWVMTTLSNPTACHDMFRMSRERFWRLHDVLVSSYGLNSSKRMSSIESLAMFLWIIGAPQSLRQAENRFERSIETVSRKFEQVLDSVFRLSADVIKPRDPHFRIVHPRLRNPRFSPHFDNCIGAIDGTHVPVVVPSSKVLQHVGRHGYSSQNVLAVCDFDMRFTFAVAGWPGSVHDMRVFNDAINKYGDKFPHPPQGKFYLVDSGYPNRPGYLAPYKGTKYHLPEFQQGPRPRGKKEVFNYLHSSLRNVIERSFGVLKMKWRMLLDLPSYPLNKQSKIILASMALHNFIRESNMRDQDFDMCDQDEEYMPMPTTAASQASGATNLLGDEDIDMNAFRDAIAKLCERVFVLTNIM; this is encoded by the exons ATGTACTACGAATCTGCTTTCATGAACAAAACTAAGAAGGTGAAAACTGGTCTTTCTGGATATGAGTGGGTCATGACAACACTTAGCAATCCAACAGCTTGCCACGACATGTTTAGAATGAGTAGGGAACGTTTTTGGCGGCTGCATGATGTGTTGGTGTCATCATATGGACTGAACTCATCAAAAAGGATGAGCTCCATTGAGTCATTGGCTATGTTCCTGTGGATCATTGGAGCACCACAATCATTGAGACAAGCTGAAAATCGTTTTGAGAGGTCGATTGAGACGGTTAGTAGGAAATTTGAACAAGTCTTGGATAGTGTATTTAGGCTCTCAGCTGATGTTATAAAACCTAGAGATCCTCATTTTAGAATAGTCCATCCTAGATTGCGGAATCCTCGGTTCTCACCTCACTTTGACAATTGCATTGGGGCAATAGACGGAACGCACGTCCCGGTTGTTGTTCCATCGTCAAAAGTGCTTCAACATGTTGGTCGACATGGTTACTCGAGTCAAAACGTATTGGCTGtttgtgacttcgacatgagatTCACGTTTGCGGTTGCGGGATGGCCGGGGTCTGTACATGACATGAGGGTTTTCAACGACGCAATAAACAAATATGGTGATAAGTTCCCTCATCCGCCACAAG ggaaatTTTATCTTGTGGATTCGGGGTACCCTAATCGACCGGGTTATCTTGCACCTTATAAGGGAACGAAGTATCATTTGCCGGAATTTCAACAAGGTCCAAgaccaagaggtaaaaaagaggTATTCAATTATTTGCACTCATCCCTGCGCAATGTCATTGAGCGGTCATTTGGAGTATTGAAGATGAAATGGCGGATGTTGTTAGACTTGCCGAGTTATCCATTGaataagcaaagcaaaataatcCTTGCTTCGATGGCTCTACATAATTTCATTCGAGAAAGTAATATGAGGGATCAAGACTTTGATATGTGTGACCAAGATGAGGAGTACATGCCCATGCCGACGACAGCTGCTTCTCAAGCAAGTGGTGCTACGAACCTTTTAGGTGACGAGGATATCGACATGAATGCGTTTCGAGATGCTATAGCAAAGCTATGTGAGAGGGTGTTTGTATTGACAAATATTATGTAG